A DNA window from Choristoneura fumiferana chromosome 2, NRCan_CFum_1, whole genome shotgun sequence contains the following coding sequences:
- the LOC141441924 gene encoding lipopolysaccharide-induced tumor necrosis factor-alpha factor homolog isoform X1 — MAAPHGKDAYNQETAYPPYDPMPAGPPAYGQYPHPHPPGPPPPAIHVQPAAFYQTSLGTTVIPGAVIVQQHVGPHPTRTTCRSCNQEMVTRIDRRPTMRTHLMAALLCVLGCWPCVCIPYCVDSCLNTDHYCTNCGSFVGSYSS, encoded by the exons ATGGCAGCCCCACACG gaaaagaTGCTTACAACCAAGAGACCGCTTACCCTCCGTATGACCCGATGCCCGCAGGTCCCCCAGCATATGGTCAGTACCCCCACCCCCACCCACCGGGACCTCCGCCACCTGCCATACATGTTCAACCAGCTGCATTCTACCAGACCTCTCTAGGTACTACAGTCATCCCTGGAGCAGTGATCGTACAACAACATGTGGGGCCACACCCTACGCGAACAACTTGTCGTTCTTGTAACCAGGAGATGGTGACCAGAATTGACAGAAGACCTACCATGAGAACTCACCTTATGGCTGCTTTGCTTTGCGTATTAGG ATGTTGGCCCTGCGTGTGCATCCCCTATTGCGTGGACTCTTGCCTCAACACTGACCACTACTGCACGAATTGCGGTTCATTCGTCGGATCTTATTCGAGTTAA
- the LOC141441924 gene encoding lipopolysaccharide-induced tumor necrosis factor-alpha factor homolog isoform X2, translated as MAAPHGPPAYGQYPHPHPPGPPPPAIHVQPAAFYQTSLGTTVIPGAVIVQQHVGPHPTRTTCRSCNQEMVTRIDRRPTMRTHLMAALLCVLGCWPCVCIPYCVDSCLNTDHYCTNCGSFVGSYSS; from the exons ATGGCAGCCCCACACG GTCCCCCAGCATATGGTCAGTACCCCCACCCCCACCCACCGGGACCTCCGCCACCTGCCATACATGTTCAACCAGCTGCATTCTACCAGACCTCTCTAGGTACTACAGTCATCCCTGGAGCAGTGATCGTACAACAACATGTGGGGCCACACCCTACGCGAACAACTTGTCGTTCTTGTAACCAGGAGATGGTGACCAGAATTGACAGAAGACCTACCATGAGAACTCACCTTATGGCTGCTTTGCTTTGCGTATTAGG ATGTTGGCCCTGCGTGTGCATCCCCTATTGCGTGGACTCTTGCCTCAACACTGACCACTACTGCACGAATTGCGGTTCATTCGTCGGATCTTATTCGAGTTAA